A genomic region of Homo sapiens chromosome 4, GRCh38.p14 Primary Assembly contains the following coding sequences:
- the JADE1 gene encoding protein Jade-1 isoform 2 (isoform 2 is encoded by transcript variant 6), translating to MKRGRLPSSSEDSDDNGSLSTTWSQNSRSQHRRSSCSRHEDRKPSEVFRTDLITAMKLHDSYQLNPDEYYVLADPWRQEWEKGVQVPVSPGTIPQPVARVVSEEKSLMFIRPKKYIVSSGSEPPELGYVDIRTLADSVCRYDLNDMDAAWLELTNEEFKEMGMPELDEYTMERVLEEFEQRCYDNMNHAIETEEGLGIEYDEDVVCDVCQSPDGEDGNEMVFCDKCNICVHQACYGILKVPEGSWLCRTCALGVQPKCLLCPKKGGAMKPTRSGTKWVHVSCALWIPEVSIGSPEKMEPITKVSHIPSSRWALVCSLCNEKFGASIQCSVKNCRTAFHVTCAFDRGLEMKTILAENDEVKFKSYCPKHSSHRKPEESLGKGAAQENGAPECSPRNPLEPFASLEQNREEAHRVSVRKQKLQQLEDEFYTFVNLLDVARALRLPEEVVDFLYQYWKLKRKVNFNKPLITPKKDEEDNLAKREQDVLFRRLQLFTHLRQDLERVMIDTDTL from the exons ATGAAACGAGGTCGCCTTCCCAGCAGCAGTGAGGATTCTGACGACAATGGCA GCCTGTCAACTACTTGGTCCCAGAATTCCCGATCCCAGCATAGGAGAAGCTCCTGCTCCAGACATGAAGATCGAAAGCCTTCAGAG gTGTTTAGGACAGACCTGATCACTGCCATGAAGTTGCATGACTCCTACCAGCTGAATCCGGATGAGTACTATGTGTTGGCAGATCCCTGGAGACAGGAATGGGAGAAAGGGGTCCAGGTGCCTGTGAGCCCGGGGACCATCCCTCAGCCTGTGGCCAG GGTTGTGTCTGAAGAGAAATCCCTCATGTTCATCAGGCCCAAGAAGTACATCGTGTCATCAGGCTCTGAGCCTCCCGAGTTGGGCTATGTGGACATCCGGACGCTGGCTGACAGCGTGTGTCGCTATGACCTCAATGACATGGATGCTGCATGGCTGGAACTGACCAATGAAGAATTTAAGGAGATGG GAATGCCTGAACTAGATGAATACACCATGGAGAGGGTCCTAGAGGAATTTGAGCAGCGATGCTACGACAATATGAATCATGCCATAGAGACTGAGGAAGGCCTGGGGATCGAATATGATGAAGATGTTGTCTGTGATGTCTGCCAGTCTCCTGATGGTGAGGACGGCAATGAGATGGTGTTCTGTGACAAATGCAACATCTGTGTGCACCAG GCCTGTTATGGAATCCTCAAGGTACCAGAGGGCAGCTGGCTGTGCCGGACATGTGCCCTGGGGGTTCAGCCAAAATGTCTGCTGTGTCCGAAGAAGGGTGGAGCTATGAAGCCCACCCGTAGCGGAACCAAGTGGGTCCACGTTAGCTGTGCTCTGTGGATCCCTGAG GTGAGCATTGGCAGCCCAGAGAAGATGGAGCCCATCACCAAGGTGTCACACATTCCCAGCAGCCGGTGGGCGCTAGTGTGCAGCCTCTGCAATGAGAAGTTTGGGGCCTCTATACAG TGCTCTGTGAAGAACTGCCGCACAGCCTTCCATGTGACCTGTGCTTTTGACCGGGGCCTGGAGATGAAGACCATCTTAGCAGAGAATGATGAAGTCAAGTTCAAGTCCTATTGCCCAAAGCACAGCTCACATAGGAAACCCGAGGAGAGTCTTGGCAAGGGGGCTGCACAGGAGAATGGGGCCCCTGAGTGTTCCCCCCGGAATCCGCTGGAGCCCTTTGCCAGCCTTGAGCAGAACCGGGAGGAGGCCCACCGGGTGAGTGTCCGTAAGCAGAAGCTGCAGCAGTTGGAGGATGAGTTCTACACCTTCGTCAACCTGCTGGATGTTGCCAGGGCTCTGCGGCTGCCTGAGGAAGTAGTGGATTTCCTGTACCAGTACTGGAAGTTGAAGAGGAAGGTCAACTTCAACAAGCCCCTGATCACCCCAAAGAAAGATGAAGAGGACAATCTAGCCAAGCGGGAGCAGGATGTCTTATTTAGGAGGCTGCAGCTGTTCACGCACCTGCGGCAGGACCTGGAGAGGGTAATGATTGACACTGACACCTTATAG
- the JADE1 gene encoding protein Jade-1 isoform X4: MKRGRLPSSSEDSDDNGSLSTTWSQNSRSQHRRSSCSRHEDRKPSEVFRTDLITAMKLHDSYQLNPDEYYVLADPWRQEWEKGVQVPVSPGTIPQPVARVVSEEKSLMFIRPKKYIVSSGSEPPELGYVDIRTLADSVCRYDLNDMDAAWLELTNEEFKEMGMPELDEYTMERVLEEFEQRCYDNMNHAIETEEGLGIEYDEDVVCDVCQSPDGEDGNEMVFCDKCNICVHQACYGILKVPEGSWLCRTCALGVQPKCLLCPKKGGAMKPTRSGTKWVHVSCALWIPEVSIGSPEKMEPITKVSHIPSSRWALVCSLCNEKFGASIQCSVKNCRTAFHVTCAFDRGLEMKTILAENDEVKFKSYCPKHSSHRKPEESLGKGAAQENGAPECSPRNPLEPFASLEQNREEAHRVSVRKQKLQQLEDEFYTFVNLLDVARALRLPEEVVDFLYQYWKLKRKVNFNKPLITPKKDEEDNLAKREQDVLFRRLQLFTHLRQDLERVCLLPAPPPHWKTCFCLTVLLLALMLPR; encoded by the exons ATGAAACGAGGTCGCCTTCCCAGCAGCAGTGAGGATTCTGACGACAATGGCA GCCTGTCAACTACTTGGTCCCAGAATTCCCGATCCCAGCATAGGAGAAGCTCCTGCTCCAGACATGAAGATCGAAAGCCTTCAGAG gTGTTTAGGACAGACCTGATCACTGCCATGAAGTTGCATGACTCCTACCAGCTGAATCCGGATGAGTACTATGTGTTGGCAGATCCCTGGAGACAGGAATGGGAGAAAGGGGTCCAGGTGCCTGTGAGCCCGGGGACCATCCCTCAGCCTGTGGCCAG GGTTGTGTCTGAAGAGAAATCCCTCATGTTCATCAGGCCCAAGAAGTACATCGTGTCATCAGGCTCTGAGCCTCCCGAGTTGGGCTATGTGGACATCCGGACGCTGGCTGACAGCGTGTGTCGCTATGACCTCAATGACATGGATGCTGCATGGCTGGAACTGACCAATGAAGAATTTAAGGAGATGG GAATGCCTGAACTAGATGAATACACCATGGAGAGGGTCCTAGAGGAATTTGAGCAGCGATGCTACGACAATATGAATCATGCCATAGAGACTGAGGAAGGCCTGGGGATCGAATATGATGAAGATGTTGTCTGTGATGTCTGCCAGTCTCCTGATGGTGAGGACGGCAATGAGATGGTGTTCTGTGACAAATGCAACATCTGTGTGCACCAG GCCTGTTATGGAATCCTCAAGGTACCAGAGGGCAGCTGGCTGTGCCGGACATGTGCCCTGGGGGTTCAGCCAAAATGTCTGCTGTGTCCGAAGAAGGGTGGAGCTATGAAGCCCACCCGTAGCGGAACCAAGTGGGTCCACGTTAGCTGTGCTCTGTGGATCCCTGAG GTGAGCATTGGCAGCCCAGAGAAGATGGAGCCCATCACCAAGGTGTCACACATTCCCAGCAGCCGGTGGGCGCTAGTGTGCAGCCTCTGCAATGAGAAGTTTGGGGCCTCTATACAG TGCTCTGTGAAGAACTGCCGCACAGCCTTCCATGTGACCTGTGCTTTTGACCGGGGCCTGGAGATGAAGACCATCTTAGCAGAGAATGATGAAGTCAAGTTCAAGTCCTATTGCCCAAAGCACAGCTCACATAGGAAACCCGAGGAGAGTCTTGGCAAGGGGGCTGCACAGGAGAATGGGGCCCCTGAGTGTTCCCCCCGGAATCCGCTGGAGCCCTTTGCCAGCCTTGAGCAGAACCGGGAGGAGGCCCACCGGGTGAGTGTCCGTAAGCAGAAGCTGCAGCAGTTGGAGGATGAGTTCTACACCTTCGTCAACCTGCTGGATGTTGCCAGGGCTCTGCGGCTGCCTGAGGAAGTAGTGGATTTCCTGTACCAGTACTGGAAGTTGAAGAGGAAGGTCAACTTCAACAAGCCCCTGATCACCCCAAAGAAAGATGAAGAGGACAATCTAGCCAAGCGGGAGCAGGATGTCTTATTTAGGAGGCTGCAGCTGTTCACGCACCTGCGGCAGGACCTGGAGAGG